In Patescibacteria group bacterium, a single window of DNA contains:
- a CDS encoding YbaK/EbsC family protein, with translation MAIPKQILSYLEKNKIKYEAIEHRPVFTAWDLVQTLHLKKPEEAVKTLIFNIDNEHVLILLPPNKNFDKAKFKNLMNGLRKKQGLKGVKKMDFVKEVWMKKNIKIGKLGAVPPFGKLLNLPVFADNIVLKQKKVLVSGGDHNVSLKISIKDFIKLEEPIKGSFSQKK, from the coding sequence ATGGCGATTCCAAAACAAATTCTTTCTTATCTTGAGAAAAATAAAATTAAATATGAAGCAATTGAACATCGGCCGGTTTTTACGGCTTGGGATTTGGTTCAAACTTTGCATTTGAAAAAACCGGAGGAGGCGGTTAAGACATTGATTTTCAATATTGATAATGAGCATGTTTTGATTTTGCTTCCGCCGAATAAAAATTTTGACAAAGCCAAATTCAAAAATTTGATGAATGGTCTTCGCAAAAAACAAGGATTAAAAGGCGTTAAAAAAATGGATTTTGTCAAAGAAGTTTGGATGAAAAAGAATATTAAAATCGGTAAATTGGGAGCCGTGCCGCCATTTGGTAAATTATTGAATTTGCCGGTTTTTGCGGATAACATTGTTTTAAAACAAAAGAAAGTTTTGGTCAGTGGCGGCGATCATAATGTGTCTCTTAAAATTTCCATTAAAGATTTTATTAAATTGGAAGAGCCGATTAAAGGCAGTTTTAGCCAGAAAAAATAA